From a region of the Rhodococcus sp. 4CII genome:
- a CDS encoding SRPBCC family protein, translating into MASVSVEASLPASPDKAWDALSNLSRWEEWLTIHQSWKSEIPAEVALGSKFTEVVSVMGMANKIEWTVTEVEVPERVKISGTGMAGVTVEFTLKVEPDGSGSKAIIDASFTGTMIVGPIGKAVAKNAKADLEASLAGFADMVG; encoded by the coding sequence ATGGCTTCCGTTTCCGTCGAAGCGTCCCTGCCCGCCTCCCCCGACAAGGCGTGGGACGCCCTGTCCAACCTGTCCCGCTGGGAGGAGTGGCTCACCATCCACCAGTCCTGGAAGAGCGAGATCCCCGCCGAGGTCGCCCTCGGATCGAAGTTCACCGAGGTCGTCTCCGTGATGGGCATGGCCAACAAGATCGAGTGGACCGTCACCGAGGTGGAGGTGCCGGAGAGGGTGAAGATCTCCGGCACCGGCATGGCCGGGGTGACGGTCGAGTTCACCCTGAAAGTCGAGCCCGACGGCTCCGGTTCCAAGGCGATCATCGACGCCAGTTTCACCGGCACGATGATCGTCGGCCCCATCGGCAAGGCCGTCGCCAAGAACGCGAAGGCGGATCTGGAGGCCTCCCTCGCCGGATTCGCCGACATGGTGGGCTGA
- a CDS encoding MaoC/PaaZ C-terminal domain-containing protein has product MTTPTVEFDTNGLGEWTDPQRFDVTAERIADYAAATNDPIERHLAGEVAPPVFAVVPAFTSMAPAALSVAPVELLMKLVHGEQDFHFHRPIRPGDTLVVRAKPIGFEGRANGSTVVVYVETTTDEGELVNEQWMTAFFRKVDAGAGLGEQAPAHRFDESLRGQAAVAALTQHIDDDQTFRYSPASGDPMPIHLDDEIARMSGLPGIINHGLCTMAFTSWAALTELADGRVDRLRRLAVRFAKPVLPGQDIATQFRQIGESTGGATSYAYETTVGDELVIKDGLAVIADTET; this is encoded by the coding sequence ATGACCACCCCCACAGTCGAATTCGACACGAACGGCCTCGGTGAGTGGACCGATCCGCAACGGTTCGACGTCACCGCCGAGCGGATCGCCGACTACGCCGCGGCCACCAACGATCCCATCGAACGCCACCTCGCCGGCGAAGTCGCACCGCCGGTGTTCGCGGTGGTCCCCGCGTTCACGTCGATGGCACCGGCCGCACTGTCCGTGGCCCCGGTCGAACTGCTCATGAAACTCGTGCACGGCGAGCAGGATTTCCACTTCCACCGTCCGATCCGGCCCGGCGACACCCTCGTGGTCCGCGCGAAGCCGATCGGCTTCGAGGGTCGCGCGAACGGATCGACCGTCGTCGTCTACGTCGAAACCACCACGGACGAGGGCGAACTGGTCAACGAGCAGTGGATGACCGCATTCTTCCGAAAGGTCGACGCGGGAGCCGGTCTCGGCGAGCAGGCACCCGCCCACCGGTTCGACGAGTCCCTGCGCGGACAGGCCGCGGTCGCGGCGCTGACCCAGCACATCGACGACGACCAGACGTTCCGGTACTCGCCCGCCTCCGGCGATCCGATGCCGATCCACCTGGACGACGAGATCGCCCGCATGTCGGGACTTCCCGGAATCATCAACCACGGCCTGTGCACCATGGCGTTCACGTCGTGGGCGGCGCTCACCGAGCTCGCCGACGGCCGGGTCGACCGACTCCGCCGCCTCGCGGTGCGGTTCGCGAAACCCGTCCTGCCCGGCCAGGACATCGCCACGCAGTTCCGGCAGATCGGCGAGTCCACCGGCGGAGCGACGTCGTACGCCTACGAGACCACCGTCGGCGACGAACTCGTCATCAAGGACGGCCTCGCCGTCATCGCGGACACAGAAACCTAG